ACAGGTGTAAAAATTTGCAGATAAGTGTATAACTACCCAATATGGTTGTTATGTTGTTAACAACCTCATCATGTGTTAACTTCACGGTTTTATTTCACTGCTGAATCTATCTTAGTATCATAATTCGAACACATATTTTCCAGCTGCCTTGAGTATTTGACAGAAGCCCTCATGACCCGCTTTCTCTAAAACACCATGTTGCCAGTCTTCATAGCTGGTTTGATTCAACTCACCATGTTCCCCAGCCAGAGATTCCTATAGTCTGGATGAGGGCCAAGACACACTgaaggaagaagatgaagaagaaggcCATAAAGTTGAACGAGCTATCAGCCCtatgaacaacatgaaaaaaaagagcatgtAAAAAGGGTGATACActagaaaacaaatatttttgttgcaATGTTGCATCCTCCTACTGGTTGTCAACATATGGGTCAAACTGGCAACAAActcacagtgaaacattttgtaTTCAGCTGCACAAGCCATGGAAAAGCTAGAAATGTACTCTGTAAACATGATGGATGCATGTGCAAATCATGACACGAAAAGCAATCTTAGAACAGAACAATCATTTTGGGACTCGAACATCAAGAGCTCAATATTTTTTGGCTGTGTTAATAGAATTTATCTGGTCACTCTTTACCCTCAGGGCCACTCACCCCACCAAGACAGTATATAAaagcctaaaaataaaaataattgaccCATGCTCTTTATGTTACATCTCATAAATCTTAGGCAAACAAAACTCTGAAAGGAATTTCAGTAATTTCATATCAGATCTTGTGACTCCTGCCGACCACGATGTTATAACTGGTGACTTCAATATTCACTTTAACCTCACATCCAATGCATTATATAGAGCTTTTGCAACATTATTGAAACATGTGATTTTTCTCAGGCCGTCACTGAACCCACATACCACTGACCTACTTCTACTCCTCGGTCTTCCGCTCTGGTCATTAACAGAACCGTCTCGGAttcaatttaacattcataTCTACCCCATAACCTCACAAGAGGTGCCTCACTGATAGATCAGCTCTTGAATCTGAGCTGCTCTAACTGAGACCACCGGGTTCAGTGATTTCTCCTTGGACACTTTGACGATCATGTAGACATTCAGAgtgaaaatgacacaatacTATACCAGAAATATAAGGTCTGGAATGAATCACTGTTGGTGTAGAAATATTCTCTCCGACAAGCTGTGTCCACCTATTATTCTCATctgaacaacagaaacaatgCCTGATATTTATTTATCGCTGTTGATGAGAATAGTAAAACCATTAAAACCACCCTGCCCAAACAAATTTTCctgtttaattacttttttattgaaaaacatTAAGGTGATTGGGAAAGAGATTACTGGTAAGGGTGGCTCCTCTTTCCTCAGAGCCCTTACAACATCCACTCCATTTTCATGTAAGTTACTAAACCACCAGCCGATTTTTGCAGTTTGACACAGTTATTGAGTACACTTTATTAAAATTGTTACAAGTTCTAACCTGACCACATGTGCTCTAGATCCCATTCCGGGCAACATCATAAAATAATTGTTCAAACTGCTAGGAAGCCCTGTTCTCAGCATCATCAATAAAGATCTCAGTTTTGGTATCGCACTCACTGCTTTTAAATCCCCACTGAAAACACCTACCTTTGATCCACTTACTCTAAGCAATTACAGACCGATTTCCAATCTCCCCTTTATGTCATACTGTTGGAAATGGTGGTTGCTGGCCAACTCACAGCCCATTTATCCAGTAACAATCTTCTTGACGAGTTTCAGTCTAGGTTCAGCTCCAAACACACTACCAAAACTTCACTGGCCAGGGAAGAAAATTACTTATTAACTGCCATGGATTCTGAACTTACAATCTTAGCTATTACTAGATTTGAGACCACTGGACCATAACACCCTCCTAGAGCATCTTGAGAAACTCAATGGTGTCAAGGAGCTGTATATTATAATACTATATCTTCCTGCTCTGAATTCAAACTTGGTGTTCCTCAGGGATCAGTACTTGGACCACTTTTGTTCTGTTCTTACGTTCCGCCACTCAGTCACATCTTCAAAAGATACATAACACAAATTATCACTGCTACCCAATGACACAAAAATCCATCTTCTTTTAACAGTCACTGACCCCTGCCAGCTTGTAAAGCTAGAGGAGAGCAGAAGTCCATCACTGGATGTGTAACAACTTCCAAAACGTGAATATCCGGAGGGTTAGGGTCCATTTTCATTGATTTGTCCATAAACTTTAATGGCATGATTTCTCAGGGCCATACGGTCAAGAAATAGGATTTTggctgtgtgtactgtatgtgggtgTTTTTACATGTGAAGTCTTACTGTTGTGTGTCTGATGTTATATTTGAACCTGCAGAGTGTGCAGAGACTCTTTGGGTGCAGTTTAAATAACCTGACATTAAAGTGGAATTTCAGATATCACTCATTCATGAAATTTACCAGATGATGACTAACCTGAAAGCTTTGTAGAGTGGTCTGAACCAGCAGGTGTAACTACAGGGGCTAAAGAGGATGAGCCAGAGCAGGGAGAAGCCAAAGTTTGTTGCACTTCCACCCCCAGCCCACCAAGCAATACATGAGATCACATTTATGCACAGCGTGCCTGAATacactgcagaggagagagggcaGGAGATGTGGAAAGACGAAGAGAGCAGGGCAGTGACTAATTAACTTAACATTAGTAGAGGGAATGCCTCCTCTAAtgccaaaaaagcaaaagacaaacatatagttagaaaatgtatgtatgtatctatgtatgtatgcaaaAACACTTACTCATCCAGAGCATGTAGACCCTGCGCACCAACTGCTGGTGGGGTGCAGGAATTTCCTCATCAATGTTCTGGTAAAAGCATGGCTTTATTCTCAGAAATTTAGGCAGGGGAGGAAAGTTATTCACCCGCTctgaaaaaagaagcaaagtgTCATCATAAACTTGCTGTCTTactatttttacatataaatatttcACACATCTAAATACgctgcagaggagagggaatGTGGAAACGTGGAGTAGCAAGTGTGTGACCTCACAAAGGATAGATAGATAGGAACGTGTTAAGTGACAAACCTGCCATTTTGAAATCCCAAGTCTCGCCTGGATAATAGGAATACACAGAAATCGAAATCAGCAGTTAATACTCATGCAGGCAAGAAAACTTTAACCAATATGCATATGTATTTTTACTATATATAACACTCCTTATTacttgtttttgcttgtttgacAATTAAAGAACATTGCTAACACTGATCACACTTGACATACTAATGTTAGCCTTCAAACAGATAAAGTAGACACTTAAACACTACtattttatttgaacatttttcctACAGTTTGCGAGGCTGTCTCTCGGGTGCACATTCCAACTATGCTCAAATTCTTAACCAATTTTAATACTAGAGCATGAAATTGTCCAGTTTGCTTTTTAACTATACCTATGTGAAGTTATCATATGTTAACTTTGTGTGTGATGTTACACAGTAGATAGCAGCTAAAGCATGTTGTTGGGCAGCTCAGTAGTCCGACAGCAGCAGAGATTAGCTTCCAGTCGCTTTATCTTACGTTGTTACTTCATTAGACTGACTGGTTAGCAGTTATAAAGGACTGGAAAGACTGTTACGGCTAACAAGTTCACATGAagcacatataaaaaaaatgttagtatTACAAGAATAACGTTTATCTCCTCACGTATCCGTCGAAAGCTGAAGGCGTCCTGGAGGCGTTCAGCGCAGGCGCACTACAACTGTTGCGCTTGTAGTTCAAAACTGTTTACATTCAACATGCTCGTGGGCCCGACGAACTACAAGTCCCAGGATTCGTGTGAGCGGTAAACGGGACACGCGTGATTCTAACATGACACCCGTCGGCATGAATCCCACCGATCCCACCCATAGACCGTATATCTCAACCCCGCAATTAGAGACTATGATAAGTAACCGGTCTGTAAGCAGTTCAGGGGATGCCCTTATAATTTAGAGCAAAGAGGTGGAACTCTTGTTGACCTTAGTCAGGATAgaagtttcttccattttcatCGACCTTTTACAACTTTCTCACTGatataaacaaaactgttgGTGTGAAAGTGTGCGACAAACATGTCtttcaaaatatgtaaaacaatatgttattaaattatatttatatataaacacacacacacgcaccccatggggggtggtggtgtcttcctcaagctcgggtcctctaccagatgcctgggagtttgagggttctgcgcagtatcttagctgttcctaggactgcgctcttctggacagagacctcagatgtttTACtcggaatctgctggagccattctcccagtttgtgggtcaaagcccccagtgctccagtTACCACTGGCACCATTGTTGactttactccccacatctattctagctcctctttcagcccttggtatttttcgattttctcgtgttccttcttcttgatgttgctgtcacTTGGGATTgctacgtctatcactactgctttcttctgttgtttgtcaatCAACACGaggtttgtcagtctggatctggaagtcccacaggatcttggcttggtcattctcaaccaccttaggagatgtcttccattgtgaccttgggacctccaacccatactcatTGCAGATGTTGCTGTACACTAagccagccacttggttatggcattccatgtacgctgttcctgcctgcatcttacaccctgctactatgtgctgaactgtctcaggagcatctttgcacagcctgcacctggtTTCCTGTTTGGTGTGGCAGATCCCCacctctattgatcttgtactgagtgcctgttcttgtgctgccatgattagtgcttctgtgttgtccttcagtccagccttttccagctaCTGGTccagctatatatatatatacacacacacacatacacatatatatatatacaaatatatacagctctggaaaaaattaagagaccacagcaattttttctgaaatcagcatctctacatgtatgacagccattccattccagtgcctgttgaattccaacacaagcacacctcactcttcttaatgaggtactgattaggtgatcacctgaaccaaatcttatttaaccatgaaaagtataaaaacctctgctgtggtcatcactatcctcttgcaatacGACCAGCTGGATGGCgaaaacagtgctagtagtaccgCAAACGTAATTggagtaaaaaaataactattaaCCATGccaaaagttgaaaagaaaagttttgagtgaagaaaagaacggttcaattctggctttactggcagagggatatAGTGAGCttcaggttgcttccatccttaaaatttctaagactgcggttcataagaacaaggtcagCAGCAGgcattggggacaacaaagttacgaaaacgactctccactgaccagGATGACCGTCaattcatttgaatgtcactcagcaaccataggatgacatcaagtaaCCTACAAAataatggcaaatggcagctggggtgaagtgcacagCGAGAATGGTTCGAAATAGGGTCCTcggggcagggctcaagtcgtgtaaagctagaaaaaaagcccttcatcaatgacaagaaaagaagagccaggctgaggtttgcaaaagaccataaggattggaccatagaggactggagtaaggtcgtcttgagtccaattttcagctttgtccaacacctggtcgtctaatggttagacggagacctggagaggcctaaAGCCACAGTGTCttgcacccactgtgaaatttggtggagaaTCGGTGATGATGTGGGGGTGCTTtagcaaggctggaatcgggcagatgcgtctttgcgaagaacgcatgaatcaagccatgtgcaaggttatcctggaagaaaacttgcttccttctgctctcacaatgttccccaactctgaggattggtttttccagcaggacaatgctccatgccacgcagctaggtcaatcaaggtgtggattAAGGACCACCAGATCGAGACCCTGTCATCTCCAGGTCTGAAACCCATtaacctctggaatgtgatcaagaggacgatggatggtcacaagccatcgaacaaagctgagctgcttgaatttttgcgccaggagtggcataaagtcacccaacagcaatgtgaaagactggtggagagcatgccaagacgcatgaaagctgtgattgaaaatcagggttataccaccaaatattgatttctgaactcttccttggttaaaacattagtattgtgttgtttaaaaatgaatataaacttgttttctttgcattatttgaggtctgaaaaaactgcatctttttattttgaccatttgtcattttttgcaaataaatgctgtaaggggagggggagagagagggagaaacaaaaCTTAGCGATAGTTATGAGTTAGGCATAGTGCATGATATCGCCGAGTAAACAAACATCCAGAGAGCACCAGCCTCATCGACCGGATTTCATTCCAATTCCTTTCTTTCGTTTCACTATCCCACAACATGGCAACCCTGACGTCTGAAAGTCAAACACTGCGACCAATCACAAAGCCCGAAACATCTGACAGAAGGCGTGCCCCGTGAGACACATCTGTCATCTTACGGGTCACGGCACAGGGTGTCCCGGACGGGGTGGATAGTATGTTTAtaaaaagagattaaaatatCCACTGACTGAATTCAACTCACAGAGTTTCGTCtttctgctggaaaaaaaatatatatatcacacaACATTTGAAGCTCTAATGCCATTACAAATATTCCTAATCGCTTCAATACACGAAACAGTGAGAAAACTGCAACACGGTTGTATAAATCAAACGCATCTCGCAGTGATCAGTGACTTGACGCTGACCAATCAGCGAAGGTTATTGAAACAAGCAACACACTCCCGCCAATTCCGACTGAGGAGCGCGAGGCAGGCAGAGGGGTAAACCAAGGGAGTATGTGGGAGATAAGGAAAGAGAATACGTTATGTTTTATGtgaaataaattagaaataCATGTTGTTTAAATAGCAGCATAGCATTTGGGTTGTCATCGGGGTCATTCTCGGTGGTTTACACGAACTGTGCCGTTGTTTTGAAGCTGTTCTGCCGGAGAATATCGCAAACGAGAGGAGCCCCGGGGCCGTGGTTGGGATGTTGGCGGCGGAAAACCCATCTGTGGACGGACATTTGGCAGCATCGACTCCCCGCAGAAGAGGTAATGCTAATGCCATGTATAGCAGGCTTCCACATGCTCACAAGAACTTGCCAAAATGATTACTATTACAATGTGGACGGAGTACTGTTTCGTCTCTACAATTTGGAGAgcacaaaattatgaaaaacgtagtttgaagataaatcaatCCGCTACCCAACGTTCAGTTAGGAAAGGCTAGCAACTCCTTTTTTCTAACGACATCAGTTAACGTTTACTATTGTCTCGGCTACGAGACTAAAGTTAACTGATTTAATGTGAAACTCTGCCGGTaacttttcaaacattaaagCTAGCTGTGTACAGCTAACTTGCTAACTGATTTTGGTTGCGGCTAGGGCTTAGTTTAGTTTATGGGTTGGCATAGCAGAAATAACTGGTTGAAGTCAGGTGAAACATCGTAGAGGAGGCTGCTTTGGGGTAGAGGTAAGGTTAGGTTAGATCAGGTTAAATAAGGGGAAACACATCGACGAGGAAACAAATTTCGACACAACACCGGCATTGCTAATAGCTATTTCGGAAGCTTAAACGTCAGATaagaaacaacaacattatGTTGAAGTAAGTTACTCctcaaaatacaaatgtgttcCATTCACGAGTCTGTTTCCTTGGCGTGTAACAGACTTTTTTTCCACTAGTGTTTAACCTAGTGGAAAACTTGACTGCACGGCTCGCACTTTTGCTAGCTCATAGCTCTGCTCGGGGTGCTTAGCAAAGATGCTAGTTTTGTGAGGTTAGCAGACAAGCTAGTAATGTTAGCGCCCCGTGAGATGGTTAACGTTAGTACCAAACATGAAAGCCGGTGTCATAGGTAAGCTCCTATACAGATGCTCCTTTGTCGTCCCTCTTTCACACATCCAAGTTTTTTGTGACTGTAATACATAACGTTATAACCACTCACCGAAGTTGTGCGAAGTTTTCAGCAAGTTATTATGGCTGGTCAGGCATCCTTTGCCTGACAGCCCTAAGGTGCGTGCCCTGCGGACTCGACCGGGCCTACTGTACCGAGTAATACACCGGTTGGCGGGAGAGCAAGCCAAACACAACCATTACATTCATTCTAACACTGTAACGTTAGCACAGCGACGTTGAAACTTCTATGACATTTAATACAACACCTTAAAAAAAGAGTACTCTCGGAGCGTTTTTGCAATCTCGCACTTCAATTAATACGGGGGGGTGAAGTTTTAagacacacagtacagtaaCTTCACTGACAAGTTGTTATTACAGTAGTAAACTAACGTTAAATTGCTGCAACCgtagtttaaacaaacaaatggctGAGTGGAGTTGTGTATACTAAAAGCTGTATTTGCACTGGTTGTCGTTTCAAGTTAGCACTGCCTtttcatctgtttaaaaaaaaaaaaaaaattaccactCAGCCTATCAGTTAAACATTTGTCAGAACTGTCAGTTATTGATTTTCTTTGACCAATTTTAGTGTCAGTTCATTATTTCAGACTTGAATACTTTGAATTGAAGTTTTGGCTTGAAGGATGGGTTACTGATGTAtctatttttgttcttttcaggCATGGATTGTAAGCCAAGTAACAATGCCAACAAGAAACTTATACAAGGTAAAGTCAAagttgaattattatttttcaagatTGTTTTGACACTATTGAAAGATTATGACAATAAGACATTATCAGATACCACTGATGATAATCTAGCATGGGGGGTTGATCATTTTTCATACTATCCAAGTTTAATCATACCTTACATTTACAGTGCCTATAAATCTAATTAATAAATCTTAATTTAACTTGTTTAAAACCCTACAGAATATTTGTTGCTGAGCAACTTTGCAATAGCCCCATCGTCTGTTCTACATTATGTTGACATATACAACACAACAACTATAATGGTGgcttaaggatttttttttcttttcttttgcctgCAGCTCGTCTCCCATTCAAGCGCCTGAACCCTGAACCTAAAGAGAACCAGCCGCCTAAACGCCCCTGTGCACATGCCTGCCCTGAACCTTCAGACAGGGAGAATGAGAATGAGTCCTCTCCACTCCCTGTGCACAGTGGACCACCCTTGGTTAATGGTCGCGGGCCCCTTGATGGCTTCCTGAGCCGAAGGCGCCCTGCAGCCTCAGTTGAGAACATGGTTATAGATCTGACTGAGGACAACACTTTGTCTCCTGGAAAGTGCCTTGTTTCACCGGCTCCTGTCTGTCCCCTCCTCCCGACAAAAGACAAGCATCAGGGCAAAGACAAAACTGCCTCTTCTGAGAAATCCAGCAGTGTTGATCACAttcctaaaacacacactttagaCTGCGTAATAGTCAACAATGATGAATTAGAAGAGGTCGAGGATAAAGATGGGAATGAGGCAGCATCTATCTCGCAGCTTGACACAACGCAGGATTCTGACAGTGAGCCAGAGGAGCAGAATGAGTCAGGAAACGTTTCCAGTTTGGGAAATAAGTCCATGCTGTCAGCTTCATCAGTTAGCTCCATGTCTGAAAGCTCACCAGAGAAGTCCAAGACTGATGACCCTACACACACTACTACACCTACAGTATGCACATTTCCCTTTGCTTGCCTTTTGTTTAATCCCACTTAAGGTTGTTTAAGATTAGCCTGTTTTATTATGATGCCAAATGAATTGATTAGTATTCCTAATAATTTATTTGGCAGTGTATCACGCAGAAAGCAAATTGTCATTTCAAAGTACAGCATGGTAAGACAAAGTATGATGAAAGTAGTTTTTCATGCGATAACCTGTTATTGGTTAGAGATTTTGATTAGCATTTTCTCTCTACTTTTGATGGAATTTGTAACATGGTATCTTGTTATGTATTTTACATGAGTAAATATCATTTGATTGAtcaataattaatcattttttcccATTGCTTTTATTACACAGGTTATCTGCTATGTTCACAAAATCAAATATCTCTTAATTCGGACAAATACCTCTGCTCATAATGCAACAACAGCATTTTGAGGATGTCTGGAAGCACATTcagatatattgtatatatttacatataagAACATTTGTGAAACACCCACAGTAATATGGTAATCAAAATCTCAGTCTTAAATATAGTGCAGTAGTACTATTATTGCAATAATTTTTCCAGATATAAAttgtgcaaaagaaaacattgagtGGGTCAGATGTCAGACACTAATTATCAGATTTCTTTTCCCCCATATCTTCATAGGAGCCAAAGACCACCCCCAAGATACcagcagatcagaaaaagaTCAAAAGACGCTCATTGAAGGTAAGAGTTCAACttgtcagttttttaaaaaatgactttaaatgtaACTTGATTTGTTGTAGGGTGTATTTCAAACCCACTCCATCATTAttaaaagtgttatttttgtacAGGAGAAAAACTGACTGAATTTCTGCAATTATAGACTTTACAAGAACAAGAGGAGAGGCTTCGTTTGCGACAGGAGAAGGAACGCCAGAGGGAAGAGGCTAAAgctgcaaaagagaaaaagaaagaagaggctCGCAAACTAAAGGAGGAACGAGAAAGGGAAAAAcgtgagaaaaaggaaaaagatgagagagagaaacgagagaaaaaagagaaggaagagaaagaaaaggcagagaggTTAAAAGCAAAAGAGGAACTACGAAAATCCAAGCAAGAGTGAGTAATGCAAGGTTCCTGTTACCCTAAAGTCCAGGTTTAtccatttgacatgtttttagTGCCATAAGTCTGTTGGATAAAACTGGTTCAATACAGATATTGATTTTGGGGTGCTAAATGTTGTGCTTAAAATTTTTCTTAGGGCCAAACTTGAAGAAAAACgtaagaaagaagaggaaaagcgaattaaggaagaagagaaacggttgaaagaagagaaagatgtAAGTTTATGTAGAGGAGTTTTGGTATGGGCTAGGTAGATTTTACTTAAGTGTTGACCACTGTGTATCTTTTTATTACAGCGTCTCAAAgctgaaaaagcagaaattacTCGGTTTCTGCAGAAACCCAAGATCCAGCAGGCTCCAAAAGTTAGTAGATCTCACACATCGaaagaacaaaatatgaaaatggccttactttaatttttcttgttgttgggGTGGGTTTAGCCCcctataaatgtgttttgtccATAACTACAGTGCTCATTGGAGCACTACTTTATTGCCTAAAGCAATTGTGTTAACTTCTTGTAGGGCATAATCTATATAATTATCTTAAAGGGTATAATGTTTTATTGAGTTGCAATAAAACATTATACCTTgaaccccccttttttttttttttttaactaagaTAGTCAACTGCATTAATAAGTACAAAAAAAGATAACTGCAACTTGTTTTGTCCCTTTGCCATTTCAGACACTTGCAGCTGCATGTGGGAAGTTTGCTCCATttgagataaaagaaaacatgtctCTGGCACCACTGTGTCGGGTTCAGTGTGAGGACTCTGTTTTGGAGGAACTTGACCGGTGTTTGTTAAACCCAGCTGATAACCTGAATGGATTGAAAGACTGGATCGGGCAAAAGCCCCGGCGGTCAGGACCCACCAAACCGAGGCAGACAGACTTGCCCAGGTGAGACTGGAAATAGTGATTATCCTGATCTGCATACTCTGCTTACCCATGGTCGCCCCATGTCAGTAAcaaagttttttattattattgctgaggtgaaaattatatataatactcTTGTTAAAGTACTTTTTTAGCAACtaggtgcatgtctgaaagtattacaaatttcagatttctgattaatttttaaaaaggggggaaaaaaattttcACACCCAGTTTTCAAATGCA
This genomic interval from Xiphias gladius isolate SHS-SW01 ecotype Sanya breed wild chromosome 6, ASM1685928v1, whole genome shotgun sequence contains the following:
- the scamp4 gene encoding secretory carrier-associated membrane protein 4, yielding MAERVNNFPPLPKFLRIKPCFYQNIDEEIPAPHQQLVRRVYMLWMMYSGTLCINVISCIAWWAGGGSATNFGFSLLWLILFSPCSYTCWFRPLYKAFRADSSFNFMAFFFIFFLQCVLALIQTIGISGWGTCGWIATVMFFRQNVGSAIVMLITSLLFTLVTALMVLVLIKVHRMYRGGGGSLERAQEEWSTGMWKSAPVREAGFNAVAQTAQGPSLPQYPAAVPSYPDNSHW
- the chaf1a gene encoding chromatin assembly factor 1 subunit A, with protein sequence MLAAENPSVDGHLAASTPRRRGMDCKPSNNANKKLIQARLPFKRLNPEPKENQPPKRPCAHACPEPSDRENENESSPLPVHSGPPLVNGRGPLDGFLSRRRPAASVENMVIDLTEDNTLSPGKCLVSPAPVCPLLPTKDKHQGKDKTASSEKSSSVDHIPKTHTLDCVIVNNDELEEVEDKDGNEAASISQLDTTQDSDSEPEEQNESGNVSSLGNKSMLSASSVSSMSESSPEKSKTDDPTHTTTPTEPKTTPKIPADQKKIKRRSLKTLQEQEERLRLRQEKERQREEAKAAKEKKKEEARKLKEEREREKREKKEKDEREKREKKEKEEKEKAERLKAKEELRKSKQEAKLEEKRKKEEEKRIKEEEKRLKEEKDRLKAEKAEITRFLQKPKIQQAPKTLAAACGKFAPFEIKENMSLAPLCRVQCEDSVLEELDRCLLNPADNLNGLKDWIGQKPRRSGPTKPRQTDLPSECITVEGPKADGVPDRKRYGPMKLLQFHENYRPAYWGTWSKNSSHISPRCPLRQDKDFLDYEVDSDEEWEEEEPGESLSHSEGEDEEEGGEDDDDDDDGFFVPHGYLSDDEGALEEEEGGDLEKQKLRQKLKAREWDELMSTKKKMKVLEPVVRGCVWEGEGPGLDLFQPYAVSLIEPLPKADTSLSPEELSQKCQREAQLLGQLLPLLHGNLNSSKVIITEFQEFCRQQTSPSSSPPELSSPQSPAENIPTRIQLKRLIKNNAVYEKRSTYRRCCWYVHTEVLSRFGQDALPVPCQWTYLTTGAREESREEPQAATGSQGNSPTTPQTSSTMSSSSNKRKSTGSMSITKFMKRCPDPEQTEAMEADGFQADTEDDDEEDCVIISTQNGPTTENSSSEGGVLMEVAPSDTAALPVANAAPTLATA